From Camelus dromedarius isolate mCamDro1 chromosome 2, mCamDro1.pat, whole genome shotgun sequence, one genomic window encodes:
- the RARRES1 gene encoding retinoic acid receptor responder protein 1 isoform X1, protein MQPLRQPLPASRRGNPLPAAPLLALLLLLALQEAAGAPAGSGGPEDSGWHQDTELPRRLLSQAARVALHFFNFRAGSPSALRMLAEVQESRAWINQKKERKVDLVFTTELYNPEEGNKRLGKCSARVFFRNEKPRPAVNVTCAQLIEKKKRHEKDYQLYKRMKQLQNPVDVVSIPDNHGHIDPSLKPIWDLAFLGSSYVMWEKTTQFLHYYMAQLSRVKQWKTNDDAIDFGYTVLLHEFSTQEIIPCHIHLVWYPGKPLKVKDHCQEPHTPEEASGTEEGSAVAPTELSNF, encoded by the exons ATGCAGCCCCTCCGGCAACCGCTTCCCGCGTCCCGGCGGGGGAACCCGCTCCCCGCCGCCCCGCTGCtcgccctgctgctgctgctcgccCTCCAGGAGGCGGCGGGGGCGCCCGCGGGCTCCGGGGGTCCGGAGGACTCCGGGTGGCACCAGGACACGGAGCTGCCGCGCCGGCTTCTGTCGCAAGCGGCGCGCGTGGCGTTGCACTTTTTCAACTTCCGCGCGGGCTCGCCCAGCGCCCTTCGAATGCTGGCTGAGGTGCAGGAGAGCCGCGCGTGG ATTAATCAAAAGAAGGAACGTAAAGTTGACCTCGTGTTCACCACAGAGCTCTACAACCCGGAG gAAGGTAACAAACGTCTGGGGAAATGTTCTGCTCGAGTGTTTTTCAGGAATGAGAAACCCAGACCGGCTGTTAATGTGACTTGTGCTCAACTCattgagaagaagaaaagacacgAAAAGGATTACCAGCTCTACAAGCGCATGAAGCAACTTCAAAACCCCGTGGATGTAGTCAGCATACCTG ATAATCACGGACATATTGATCCTTCTCTGAAACCCATCTGGGATTTAGCCTTTCTGGGCAGCTCTTATGTGATGTGGGAAAAGACAACACAGTTTTTACACTACTACATGGCACAGCTCAGCAGGGTGAAGCAGTGg AAAACAAATGATGATGCAATTGATTTTGGTTATACTGTTCTACTTCATGAATTCTCAACACAG GAAATCATTCCCTGTCATATTCACTTGGTCTGGTACCCTGGCAAACCACTGAAAGTGAAGGACCACTGTCAAGAGCCACACACACCAGAAGAAGCCTCTGGAACCGAAGAGGGATCAGCTGTGGCACCAACAGAGCTTAGTAATTTCTGA
- the RARRES1 gene encoding retinoic acid receptor responder protein 1 isoform X2, which yields MQPLRQPLPASRRGNPLPAAPLLALLLLLALQEAAGAPAGSGGPEDSGWHQDTELPRRLLSQAARVALHFFNFRAGSPSALRMLAEVQESRAWINQKKERKVDLVFTTELYNPEEGNKRLGKCSARVFFRNEKPRPAVNVTCAQLIEKKKRHEKDYQLYKRMKQLQNPVDVVSIPDNHGHIDPSLKPIWDLAFLGSSYVMWEKTTQFLHYYMAQLSRVKQWKTNDDAIDFGYTVLLHEFSTQN from the exons ATGCAGCCCCTCCGGCAACCGCTTCCCGCGTCCCGGCGGGGGAACCCGCTCCCCGCCGCCCCGCTGCtcgccctgctgctgctgctcgccCTCCAGGAGGCGGCGGGGGCGCCCGCGGGCTCCGGGGGTCCGGAGGACTCCGGGTGGCACCAGGACACGGAGCTGCCGCGCCGGCTTCTGTCGCAAGCGGCGCGCGTGGCGTTGCACTTTTTCAACTTCCGCGCGGGCTCGCCCAGCGCCCTTCGAATGCTGGCTGAGGTGCAGGAGAGCCGCGCGTGG ATTAATCAAAAGAAGGAACGTAAAGTTGACCTCGTGTTCACCACAGAGCTCTACAACCCGGAG gAAGGTAACAAACGTCTGGGGAAATGTTCTGCTCGAGTGTTTTTCAGGAATGAGAAACCCAGACCGGCTGTTAATGTGACTTGTGCTCAACTCattgagaagaagaaaagacacgAAAAGGATTACCAGCTCTACAAGCGCATGAAGCAACTTCAAAACCCCGTGGATGTAGTCAGCATACCTG ATAATCACGGACATATTGATCCTTCTCTGAAACCCATCTGGGATTTAGCCTTTCTGGGCAGCTCTTATGTGATGTGGGAAAAGACAACACAGTTTTTACACTACTACATGGCACAGCTCAGCAGGGTGAAGCAGTGg AAAACAAATGATGATGCAATTGATTTTGGTTATACTGTTCTACTTCATGAATTCTCAACACAG